GTCTTCACTCAGTAACTGCACAATTTGATCGTCTTCGGACCATGCGTTTTCAAGATGCTATTAACAGAGCGATGCCAAGAAAACGGATTCAGAAGAAACGAGAAACCAAAGCTGCTGAACCATCTAAGCCAAACCTTGTATTAAAATCTGATGTTTCAAAGGTTGAAGATCAGGAGGTCTCTACTGCACCACTAAGAGTTCAAGAACAACTCTTGGATGATGAAACAAGAGCTCTTCAGGTAATATTTTGGTGTATATGTATTATGCTGATGAAATTCTAGTGAATTgtcatgcatgattaattatttGCATCCTTTTACTCGTATCTTAGGTGGAGTTGACAAATCTTCTTGATGCTGTCCAAGAAACAGAGACAAAGATGATAGAGATGTCAGCACTTAATCATCTCATGTCAACACATGTTCTACAACAAGCTCAGCAGATACAGTATTTATATGACCAGGTAGAAAATCTATTTAAGCCAGTACACCGTATCTGTTATTTCTTTCTTGTAGATTGTCTTCTTATGTGAACATACATGTAGATATTCGtggaaaaaatataaatgacACTCCTTTGCTGATGTACTGATAAACATGATGTGTCTGTCATCTATTATCATCCACTGATCTTTTTATTGGGATCCATGGAACACACATTTCCCTCATTAAATTAAATTTCCCTTTTCTGAATAACTAGCATGGTCTCTACTTTGCATTTCCCTCTTTATAATACCATCTAACGAAataaggtactccctccattccaaaatataaggcacaaccacccttaacccaaagactaagaaataattattatcatattgtagtttggatcatcctaataaatactacctccgttttttaatagatgacgccgttgacttttctcacatgtttgacccttcgtcttattcaaaaaatttacgtaattataatttattttgttatgagttgttttatcattcatagtactttaagtgtgatttatatcttatacatttgcataaaatttttgaataagacgaatggtcaaacatgtaagaaaaagtcaacggcgtcatctattaaaaaacggagggagtataatgcatgcatccaataggattagataacatgggagtggaggatttaaaaaagtaataatttaatggagaagatgttatagttaattgcatgcttgcatgcatgctttatattatgaaacatctaagaaaagtggttgtgccttatattatagaatggaGGGGGTATAAGATCTTTAACTGATGACTCGGGAGGTCCAATTGTGCTATATGCCTTCTTCTCAGGCAGTTGAAGCTACAAACAATGTGGAGCGTGGGAACAAGGAGCTATCCCAGGCGATCCAGCGCAACAGCAGCAGTAGAACCTTCCTCCTGCTTTTCTTCTTTGTTCTTACCTTTTCCGTCCTCTTTCTGGATTGGTACAGCAAATGAAGCTTATGTAAACgccgtgatttttttttcttttcattctgAAAGTGGATCAAGTTATCAGTGCATCCATGTCTCGCTAGGTTTACTGGCCTTTTACGTGCAATGTATTACTGCATTCTTCATCTGAGACTCTGCCGCAAACGTGACAAAGCACGTTTTGTGAAATGGACAAGATGCTAACCATTTTATGAAATGCAAAGCTGCAATCTTACGAACGAAATGTAATTTTTGAACTTCAATACAGTCAGTCACTTTAATTTGCCTGGTTTGGGGGCATAAAATTCAATTAATCGGTGTTTACCCATTTTAAAATTTGCCATGATGATAGACGCGCTCTGAAGCCTGAAATGATTCCATCAGTGGCATGTTATCACAAGTCTACGTTTAAATAATTCTGGCACCATCTAATAATACAAATTGCGTTTAAGTACAGTAAAGTAGTAAGGGACAGGTGCAAGGCAAACCAAAACAGACCAAAGCTCAGATGGTTTGGACGAGGCAACACAGTTCCTGATATTAGACAAGAGAAGAATGAAATGTGCATTTAACCTCTAGTCTTGTCACATTACATCTCTATCTACATCAGCATGCTTATTGCAGACCAACACAGTGTTAACCACCCCTCTTTTACCGGGTTCCCATCCTGTGCCGTTGGGGGGAGAACGGCAGAGGCGCACAGTGAAACGTGAGGAAGCTACAGTAACATGCTGCTGATGCAATGAAAACTGTAGCTACAGTAAAAAATGTTTTTGCTTATTTTCGTCGTTACTGTAGCGTTTAATCTCGAACATCCAAAACTTATCCAACAGATATAAATGCCCCAACGGCTTGACACTGTAGCTCTATGCCATTTCAGTTGGAACGGCAGAGGATGCGAAGCCCTCTTTTACCATATGCACCCACCCATTAGTGTCTTGCCTTCCCGTATTTACAAAAGTAATAGACAGAACAAGAGCAGGCACAGGCACTGGGCGGAGCTAGAGAAAAAACGAGAGGGTTCCTAACTTTCTTTGCTTAATATCGACATGTATAGCTCAACAATATTATACTAAATAGTTGCATACCCAATACATATAAGTATCATCTCCCTAATTAATAACAATATATGAAAAAGTGcatggaaaaattaaaaaaaatacgtacCATAATGAAGAAACCAACTGATAATAATATATATGAAGTTAATAATGTGTCATGGGCTCCATACCCAAAACAAATGAATATATCATGCAAAATGTGATGTCACCATTTTCATTCCTCCATGCAACAATCACCTTAAAAAAGAGAGGCATAGTTTAGTTATCAACAAACAATAAGTCATGAAATGATTTGACATAAATAAAAACAGTTATCTATTGATATTTATCAAATTTGCGGTGGTTATATTCATGAACCGATAAACCACTTGCTGTAAGTGGTGGCTATCGGATGTGATTTTTGATAGAAGCACTTGTGGTCACTAGGCAGATTTGACGAGTCAATGAGGGCAAACCGGCGAGCTCGTGGATCCAGCCATTGCCGGCCAGCTTGCTGCTGCCACTGCCCAGACTGCCCTGCATGGCTGCGTTCATCGCAAAAGCAAGCAAGAAAATTAAGATTAAATCAGTGGTAAACTAGCAAAATTGGAAGAGGGAAGAAGCAGGGGTACATGACTTACGGAGTGGTGGATTGGATGATAGGATTTAGGGCTGTCATAGGTCGCGGAGTCGCCGGAGTGCGTGGGAAACGGGCGGCGTCGGCAGGCGAGCGCCGGGCGGTCGCCGCGTTGAGCACGGGCTGTGGCGGTCCGCGGGCGAACGGCGACGTGCGCACGACGGGATGTAGTCGGAGATGTCAGGCGTGGTCGCCGGTCGCGGAGTCACGCGGAGCAGGCGAGCAGGAGCGGCGACGGACGAGGAGAAAGAAACAATCACCGAATCACGCGCTTCATTTTGGGAGATGAAACGATGCCGCCGCTACGCCGTGTCGAACTGTCGATCCAACCACGTGCGCgattcctcctctcctctcagttGGGCTGTCTCTAATAAATACACAGCGATGGGCCTTGTTTTGGGCCAGACGAAGGAGGAGGGGGTTCCAGGTTTTGGGCTGAGGGGGTGCCCATGTGGTGAATTTATAGGGGTAACAAGGTATTTCAGAATTTGGGCCGGGTTCCTGGGAACCCCCCTCGGGCCTATTGGGCTCCGCCCCTTGAGGCACAGCACCACAGAAACTAAGAGGAAGAACCAGATCTGATGCAGCGACCTCTCAACTTCCATCTGCTGTCTCCTCGCTCTCAAGGAATAGGGCTATTTTTTATTGAAGCCAAAAAAATGTGAACTTATCAATTTATTGGCATCTTGAATAGTGATAGTGTATGTTTGGATGAAGCCAAATAATTGATAATGCTCATTAACAATTTGGCACTAATTGGTAGCAATTCAAATATGTACCATGTATCTCTACCCTACCAAAGAATTGGTAGTGCCAATATAGTGAAAATTTGGCGCTACCAAAGATTATAAGGTAAAGGACCAAACAACCCCATAGTAACTTTAAGTTGGCAATGGTGGTTTATCTTAAAGAGTACTACATCCGTcacaaaataagtgcagttgtggGAATCCGTGTTGAACGTTTGACCATCTAtcctatttgaaaaatttatgaaaatattaaaaaaatagtcacacataaagtattatttatgttttatcatgcactaacaataaaaatactaatcatagaaaaattttaaataagatgagcggtcaaacgttagacgcgaacagtgcaaaactgcatTTGACTGCGTTCGTTTGGAGAACAAAGGgagtttgtttgtttcgttttctacgtgcacgcttcccaaactattaaacgatgtgttttttgaaaaaaaaaattatatatgaaagtttgcttttaaaaaaaacatattaatccatttttgaagtttaaaatagttaatactcaattaatcatgcgctaatggctcacctcgttttgcgtatctttccaatcttctcaatcccctctccctcaaacacagccttattttgggacagagcgAGTATTGACTTTGCACACATAGGAGGAGGGCATAATAACTTATCTTCAGATCGAGGCTGCATTTGGCacatacttttatatatattataataataataagtagTGGTTAAAATTGTTTTTAGACATGTCTTTATAAAAACGATAAGATAATCAACCTAgagaaaatatttgtttttttatataaacttcccAGCAACGCATGTGGTGTGATCCAGTTTCTCTTTAATCAAATTTCCATCAAAATTTCAAACCAAACATAGTACAAATAGCCCTCAGACATCATAGGGGCAGATCTGGGAGAGAGTGGCTTTCGCTgcaaaaataataagaaaagaaaagaaaaaaaaaacaaaaacgaaaaggcccctcggcctcgccatcgccagccgccgccgacgagctccatCCGGCGAGCAGCGGTGGCTGCCGCCGGTAAGCACCCGCCCCTACCCACGtccccccccttcccccctGCCTCTTCTTCTCTCATCTCCCTCGTTCTACCCGCACCTCATCTTCTTTCTCTTCTAGATCTAGAAGCTGCTTTTTCTCTCTGTCATAACCTTGGTAGTAATGCTTGCTGTTCTTTGTTTTTCTCCCAAAAAATTTTGTTAGGTCCGCCCGCCCGTGCCaagtgttgggtgttgatttgTTCAAGTCTGGAGGAAATTCGAGCGAAATGGCTTCTTCCCTGAGCAAATCCGACAAGAAGAAGGTGCTGGATTTTGCGGCATGGAGTTTCAACATCACCACGTCTGTTGGAATCATCATGGTCAACAAGGCTCTGATGGCTACGCATGGATTCAGTTTCGGTGTGTGTGTTACTTGCTACCTTCAGATATCTTGGTTCTTTATTTTGTGATGATGATGTTTTATTCTAGGCTTACTCCGTGTTCTGAATGACAAACTAGCAGTATCCTGTTTGATTTAATATTGAACGAATAAATATTACTAGATCTTGTGTAGTAATTGTAGACTCCAGATGTTTGTTCCTTTGGACATGCAATTGATCAACTGACTAACAGGCATCTGTAAACCTTCAGTCATTTATTTTCGCAATGCTAGCACAAATTCCAATCATTTGAGTTCTAGACGATCGATAAATCTTTAACTGAACTTGTATGCCTAATCTAATGATGCCAAAAAGGTTCACCAGATAGGCTTGCTTTTTTTGTGATCTAACACGAGTTAAATATGAGCTATGAGGTATCCTCTGGACTCTCAAAGCCACTCTGTTCTAGCTGCTATGAGCCTATGatcagaacttttttttttgtcacaagTTGCCACACTGCCTTCTGAACATGAAAAGGACCTTAATGGAACACCGGGAGCATTGTAACTTATCTGATTTCTTATATCCAACCAGATTTATGGGCTGCCCCTCAACATGTTTCATTTGTATGATAATGGAATTATCTCCTGCCATGCCATGTAACTGATTATGTTCTGTGTTTTGCAGCCACAACCTTAACTGGCCTTCATTTTGTGACAACCACCTTGATGACTATCGTGTTTCGGTGGTTAGGCCTCAGCCAGCCCTCCCACTTACCACTGCCAGATCTGATTAAATTTGTGATCTTTTCGAACTTGTCGATTGTTGGAATGAATGTGAGCTTGATGTGGAACTCTGTGGGGTTTTATCAGGTTAGCAAAGGATGGTTCTGCTAGCTAAATTCCATCATGGCTTTGAACTTTCAAGTTTCAAAAGCTAAAGAATCCTTTTGTTCTCTTCAGATAGCAAAGCTCTGCATGATACCTGCATCATGTCTCCTGGAGGTTGTCTTCGATCATGTACATTATTCTCGGGACACAAAGCTGAGCATAATGGTTGTGCTTATAGGTGTTGCGGTCTGCACAGTTACTGATGTCAGTGTAAATGCAAAAGGTCTGGCTGCTGCTGTTATAGCTGTTTGGAGCACAGCTTTGCAACAATATGTAAGTTAAACCAACCTATGTTGTACTTGTATGGTTATGTCCCATTTATCTGCTATGAGATAATACTGCCTTCTATTCCTATAGCTGTCCTTTGGCAACCATAAACATTTTTACGGGGGAGAAATTATTGCATGGTGGCACAACAATGACTCTGCTTATCTATGGGTCTGCTTATTGACGAATGATGAATAATTGGCAGATGGCACTCCCTGAATCATTGTTGGTTCCCTGTAGTCCTTGTTAGTTATGAATAATTGGCACTCCTTAATCATTGTTTGATTTTGTCATTTCTTAAGTTATAGCCAAATAGCACCTTAATTTCTTTTCCTTACCTGGACGCATAGACAATACAATTTTAACTCTTCTATTTTCCTTTGCAGTATGTTCATTTTCTCCAACGAAAGTACTCTCTGAACTCATTCAACCTCCTGGGTCACACTGCTCCAGCCCAAGCAGGATCCCTTCTGCTAGTGGGGCCCTTTGTAGATTTCTTGTTGACAGGCAAAAGGGTGGATCACTTTGGTTTCACATCGATTGCTTTGGTAAGAGGCAAGCCTCTTTACAATGCTCTGTATCTGATCTCACTGATATACATGTTCTAGTTTTTCCATAGGTAATTCGCCTTGCAGTTTGGTTAGTTGTGTAATGGTGATTTGCTGCTGGTTGGCATTTTGCTGGTTCACATTCTGTAATGTTGCAAGTTTATCAAATGGCCTAGACTAGCATTATGTTATATCTTGTGACCAAAGAAGTCTTTACTTTACAGCATTGCTCGTTATCTGTAACTTCAAACAACTATAGTCTATAGCTTTCCTTTTGTGTGCAATGTCTTGCTTTTTAGTAATCTATAGGTAAACTGTACTTGATTAGAATATTGATGAATTTGAGTGCATGTTTGATTTGTTTGTATGTATTTGACCTCATATTTTCCATTTTATCTTACGATGGCATTTTTATCATTCTGCAGTTTTTCCTGACTCTCTCATGTGTCATTGCCATTGGTGTTAATCTGAGCCAATTCATCTGCATTGGTCGGTTTTCTGCCGTATCCTTCCAAGTCCTGGGCCACATGAAGACAGTGCTCGTGTTGTCCCTTGGGTTTCTCTTCTTTGGCAAGGAAGGTCTGAATTTTCAGGTAGTCCTTGGGATGATCCTCGCTGTTGTTGGGATGATATGGTATGGGAACGCATCAGCGAAACCAGGTGGCAAAGAGCGGCGGAGCGTTCTTCCAGTAAGGTCTGAGAAGCCTAGTGGAGCATTAGACGAGAAGGATGGCAGTGAGAAATAGTATGTGATCTGCGATTTATATGACAATTTCTTCTGTGAAGTTTTTCTGGTGATGCAAGTATGATATACAAAGGAAACCTTGCCAGGCGTTTTCGTTTACCGCTGAAGCCATAGATTCGCCATCTAGAAACTCATCATTGTCATAGCTATAGGATACAGTTAATATACATTTGTCATCGCATTTTTTTCGTTCTCCTGTACATTCCTTATGGGGGAGATGGCATAGATGTTCTACAGGGTTGCAAGACAGTTGTCCGAAAAGACAATGTAGTAATTGTTTGTGATAACACGGAGTTCTACATTTCCATCTGGATCTGTACAGAGCACTATGCTACTATCTGAAGCAGTTCAGTTGCATTGCAGATTTGCAGTATTTTAGACTGAAACACACATGCTGTTCTGTACTAGTGGTGTTGAGCTTTGTTGTTGTAGTGCCTGCAAGTGTCAAGTGTTCAGATTAACTGATTAATTTGTTGGTTCTCTGTGGCACTACCATTCTTCCAAATGATGAAAGTCAATTGCTCCGGTAGATTATCTATGTCGTCGTTGGTGATGGGCCTAATCCACAGCCGATGGTCCAGATCATGCCTGCCATGCTTAATTAGTAGTAGGTGACAAGTTGATTTGTACATTGGTATTTTTTGAAATATGGTGCTTGTCAATAACATTTATTAGATTCTCTCTAAAGttaaaatcaattttttaagttaaaacTGTTAAAACCCCATAAGTATTAATTTCCATAACCCTTTGCCGAGAAGGCGCTTGAAGCCCGAATACAGGGTCCACGGAGGCGTGTCTcttggcgtcgtcgtcgtatGGAAACTATATTGCAATTTTGTTTGTTCTTGTCAGTAATTAATGGTTATGTATAAACGAATTTGGTTCCTATTTATAAACAAATTTTGTATGTTCCTTCAACATTCAAATTTAGATGATAACCACAGGAATTGAGAaagaatagattaatttgaatgTGTTACGATCTTGTGAGCGACAACACAAAAGCACTGAGCGAGGGCAATACATCCCAGTAATACGAATTTAATTCTTCGTCATTACGAGTGTAAAAAGTACCAAGAAATCAAATATATTAAAGTAATTCCATAGATCATACATCttgtaacatatatatgtgcgtAGTGTTATACATTATTGATGCGTAGTGTTATACAGTATACAATATTTAGCTAACAACAATCAACAAAACATTTTTACTAGCAATCACTAATTTTGAGCCTTATCAAGCATCAATAATTTAGTTGTGGTTGTTCTCCCAGAATTGAGCTTGGAGCCAATCCACGGCCTTCTTATCCACTTGAAATGCCTTAGCAAGAACATCATCCGAGATTGGTGGATTTGATCCAAATACTGCATTAGCAATGGTAATCGCTCCAGGATTCTGGCTGCTAAGTGCAGCGATGGCAACTGCTGGCTTATCATAGCTTGGATTGAACTGGAAGTGAATGAGACCTTGTGGGAACACGAAGACATCACCCTTGTTAAGTGTCTTGGTGAATAGCTTGTTTTCTCCGTTTGCTTGGTTCGATGTAACAAAACCAACATAGAGTGTACCCTCAAAAACCGTTAGGATCTCGGTAGCACGGGGATGCGTGTGTGGTGGGTTTTGCCCTTTAGGAGCATAGTCGATCCTTGCCATGGAGATGCCAAGGGTGTTGAGACCTGTGAGTTTCATCACGTTGATCAATGTAACATTGGATCCAGCCTTGCTCTTGGTTGTGTCCATCGGCTTGTCGAGGTTAGCTTCTAGGAAGAAGTCATCAACATTCACATCCTTAGCATCCTTGCAGGGGAACCCATTGACACGTACTGCATTGAAGAACATACAAAGGTCAGATCAAAAGctagaaacatatatatgtacaacaTGAATGTCTCGGATCATTGTTAATCTGATGTAACCGCATGATCAGTGAAGAAGTACACTACCTGGAGAGTTCCTGTCGGCAACGCAGAAGTCCTGAAGAGGACTGGGATCAAAAGCCATGGCCTGAGTAGCGACCAAAGCGATGAGAGCTGTGGGAAGAAAGAAGTTGGAGGAGGCCATGTTAAGTTGATGGAACTTTTGCTTGTGTACAAGTAGTGGTCGATGATTCTTGTATAGCTATAGTTGATGCTTTGCCCATGGAAATGATGCATCCATATATATAGGCCTCTGAGCATGAGATGATTTTGAAGTGGTCAATAACAAAAGGCTGAGCTAGCTTGTGACTGGTTCATCTCCTCTAAAGTCTGAACTGATCTTGAACTCTTAATAGATTGCATCTGGGAAAGAAACtatttaatttgatggattcaATCTATCTTAATTCCCAGTCAACAGCTAGGTTGGccgactaattaattaattagattatTCCAGTGCCtgtcatgcatgatgcatgcattAGATTTATTATGTCTTGCCTGGCTCTGTTATCAGGTGCAGAGAAACATATTATGATAAAGATAGGGAGATGAATTTTATCTCTCAAgaagattttaaaaaaatgataagacaattaaattaaattaaaatatatccctttacaaacatacaagtttgaTACGACACCTataagttgtaaaaaaataacCGTGAATGTACGTTAACTATTACTAAGAACCGAGTAGATTGACCATGTCTTCTCTATCCATGTAAAATATACTTGGTCCCTTTCGTCTCTGCATATTCAGGCATCCATGTGTGTTACGGGAATATAACGTCTGAATGTCTGATTAATTAGTCAAGAGCTAGCACACATGCTAATTAAAAGGGAAGTTGATAATGTCAGTATTGCAGTTAATTGCTGAATATATCAACACGCTCTCTGTTGCCTACAGCTGCCGAGACAGTTTCAAGCTAATAACTAATGGTACTTTGGTTAATTCAGTTGAAAGCTCAACAGATCAATTACATCATCAATTACATCGGCCGCCGGCTCTTCATTCTCCTGGCCAGATGCATATGGATAGCTAGGAGAGGAGTTAAAACAAATACTAGCTTCCAATATGGCTGTGTTTGGCAAATAGGATTGAGAAATAATATCCCACCCTCCAAAAGGCAACATTGCATCTTAGCCATCCATTCTTCACACTTTATTTAATCCTAGCCATTCATCTATTTCCATTTCCCAATCCGACCTCCCATATCCTATTTGCTAAACATACCCTATATGgaaatatttatctttttagCGCTTCTTATATTATACTTCCTGTGTCTCCAGGAGTGTGTTTTGTATATAAAAAAAgggattataaaaaaaaagtaccacaatttttttaagtaaaaaactttcaaatataaTTGTAGTATAGTTGTAATTTAATTCTACAATAATTATACTATAACTACAATGTGACTTGTAAGGATTAAAAAATATGCAACTTTATAGCTAAGTTATATCAAGATTAGAATGTAAGCATATTGTAAGTACAATGTAGTTAcaatgtaactatagtgtaattatattatagttatactACAACTATGCCATAGTTATATTTGAAAgcttttaccaaaaaaaaattgcgacagtttttttttagcaatttcCAAAATATAGATTTAGTGAAAACACTTCAAGCCGGGCGTTGGATCTGGGAGAAAAAACCGGCTCCCCGCCAATCATTCCCATCCACTCATTCAAGTATTTCTCTCTCCCTTGTCTCGCTCgcatctctctcccttatcgCGCACTCGCTTACTctactatctctctctctctctctctctgtgtgtgtgtgtgtctcccACCGAGGCTTTGATGCAGCGATGACGCGTCCCCATAAGGGCAGCTAGCGCCGATGGCAACGGGAGGATCAACTACAACGACGACAACGAGGAGGAGAGCAACCCATCGTGGCAAAGCAGCAGATGGAGCAAGTGGTGGTCACGCCATCGTAGCTGACAACAAGTCAAGGTCATTTATGGAAAGAATCACCGGGTCATCACATTGCAGCGTTTGAGGTTGTCGAAGAAAGCCCGATCCAACCattagaggggaggaggaagtcATATATAgccaatacattttttttaatgtttaaaATTTCTAATGTTTAagccaatgttttttttatgtttcttttTGTTAGATTGTAATGTTGTACTAGGAATTTTAATGTTGTTTCATATTTTTGTCTTCAGTTCATTGTAATGTCGTTTCATGTCCGATCGATTAGGTCACCAACTCCGTTGTTGGCCAAATGAGATTCAGGATCAGATGGTCTTTAAGGGGTTCTTTAGGACGTGCGTGGTAATTGTAAAGTGTGAAATTCCTACATTCAAAGGAGTAATAAACTCTTGAGTCTTGAGCAAATCGTAGGTTTGAAAGTAAGACACTACAGGTTGATTATTGGAGTTATTGAATGGTTCACACCTATAAACCGTTTACTAGTTATTGAACAGTTCACATCTATAAACCGCCCACTAAGCTAGCCAAGCAATAAAAAGTCAACCAAAATTTCATTTCTTACATAATTTGTTTAGATTTTGTTGGTTTTTAAAGTAATTAATGGTCATGTATAAAGGAATTTAGTTCGCATGTACAAACATTTTTGTTATCTTTCTCAAGCATGTAGGGATAATTGAGAAAGAATAGATTAATTTGGATGAGTGCTATGAGCTTGTGAACAACATAAGAAATATAAGTACTGAACTAGCTAGGGCAATGCTTCCCCagtaatatgattttaattATCCATCTTTATGAGTGTTAAAAAAGTACCCAAGAAATCAACGATATTAAATTAATACCCCAGATCATACATCATGTGacaaatatatatgtgtacTGATATACATTATTCATAAAAAGAATCATATAAAATATCGAGTTTAGGATTACATGAAGTATACAATATTTAGCTAATATAATAATCAACAAACTCTTTTTACTACCAATCACTAGTTTTGAACCTTATCAAGCATCAATAATTTAGTTATGGTTGTTCTCCCAGAACTGAGCTTGGAGCCAATCCACAGCTTTCTTGTCCACCTGAAATGCCTTAGCAAGAACGTCATCCGAGATTGGTGAATTTGATCCAAATACTGCATTAGCAATGGTAATCGCTCCAGGGTTCTGGCTGCTAAGTGCAGCGATGGCAACTGCTGGCTTATCATAGCTTGGATTGAACTGGAAGTGAATGAGACCTTGTGGGAACACGAAGACATCACCCTTGTTAAGTGTCTTGGTGAAGAGCTTGTTTTCTCCGTTTGCTTGGTTC
This genomic window from Oryza sativa Japonica Group chromosome 12, ASM3414082v1 contains:
- the LOC4351534 gene encoding syntaxin-81 isoform X1, with amino-acid sequence MSRVRDRAEDFKESVRVAALGHGYTESQLAALMSSFIIRKPPPKLPFTKAAIKTLESIRELEKFIVKHRKDYVDMHRTTEQERDNIEHEVSVFVKACKEQIDILKNRIHEEKGGSTKTWLGTSDESSRLDLIAHQHGVVLILSERLHSVTAQFDRLRTMRFQDAINRAMPRKRIQKKRETKAAEPSKPNLVLKSDVSKVEDQEVSTAPLRVQEQLLDDETRALQVELTNLLDAVQETETKMIEMSALNHLMSTHVLQQAQQIQYLYDQAVEATNNVERGNKELSQAIQRNSSSRTFLLLFFFVLTFSVLFLDWYSK
- the LOC4351534 gene encoding syntaxin-81 isoform X2; amino-acid sequence: MSRVRDRAEDFKESVRVAALGHGYTESQLAALMSSFIIRKPPPKLPFTKAAIKTLESIRELEKFIVKHRKDYVDMHRTTEQERDNIEHEVSVFVKACKEQIDILKNRIHEEKGGSTKTWLGTSDESSRLDLIAHQHGVVLILSERLHSVTAQFDRLRTMRFQDAINRAMPRKRIQKKRETKAAEPSKPNLVLKSDVSKVEDQEVSTAPLRVQEQLLDDETRALQVELTNLLDAVQETETKMIEMSALNHLMSTHVLQQAQQIQYLYDQNGGGIRSLTDDSGGPIVLYAFFSGS
- the LOC4351535 gene encoding UDP-rhamnose/UDP-galactose transporter 4; amino-acid sequence: MASSLSKSDKKKVLDFAAWSFNITTSVGIIMVNKALMATHGFSFATTLTGLHFVTTTLMTIVFRWLGLSQPSHLPLPDLIKFVIFSNLSIVGMNVSLMWNSVGFYQIAKLCMIPASCLLEVVFDHVHYSRDTKLSIMVVLIGVAVCTVTDVSVNAKGLAAAVIAVWSTALQQYYVHFLQRKYSLNSFNLLGHTAPAQAGSLLLVGPFVDFLLTGKRVDHFGFTSIALFFLTLSCVIAIGVNLSQFICIGRFSAVSFQVLGHMKTVLVLSLGFLFFGKEGLNFQVVLGMILAVVGMIWYGNASAKPGGKERRSVLPVRSEKPSGALDEKDGSEK
- the LOC4351537 gene encoding germin-like protein 12-1 precursor; this translates as MASSNFFLPTALIALVATQAMAFDPSPLQDFCVADRNSPVRVNGFPCKDAKDVNVDDFFLEANLDKPMDTTKSKAGSNVTLINVMKLTGLNTLGISMARIDYAPKGQNPPHTHPRATEILTVFEGTLYVGFVTSNQANGENKLFTKTLNKGDVFVFPQGLIHFQFNPSYDKPAVAIAALSSQNPGAITIANAVFGSNPPISDDVLAKAFQVDKKAVDWLQAQFWENNHN